The DNA window GCTAGGCCAGTTTCTGCAAGGCGCGCAATCGTTTTACGATGTTGGGATGCGTTGAGAACAACTCGGCCAACCGGTCTAAAGCGGTGACGTTTTTTGTTAGAACGCTCTCAACCAGTTTTTGATCAGTTCGGTAGCTCATTACTCGAGACATCGCAGCTGAGTCAGCCTCAGCCCTATCCGGATCTGAGATGAACAAAGCCTTGAATGACCCCGCTGTGCCAACGTTTCGGCGGGAATGCTTCAACTTATGAGTATAGTCCACGATTTTTGCTAGGCCTTCAGAGAGTTTACGAGGCCCATCATCAACGATGCTGGCGCTGTGACGATCCGCGAAATACTCCCGAAGCCGGCTCAAATACAGAATGAACATCGTTAAGACGAAGTACATGAGAATGCTGACGACACCTATTGCTGCAGCTCCGCCTGAGCCTCTTTCGTTTCTGCTTCGGTACGATGATGACCAGAGCATGGAGAAGCCTATGTAATAGAAGATCGCTGGCAGGATGGAGACAAACATCATGACCTGCACGTCACGATGCTTCAAATGCCCCAACTCGTGCCCTATAACTGCTTCAACCTCTTCGTCATCAAGCGTGTTCAACATTTCCGATGTCACTGCAACTCTGGACCCAGCTATAGGCGAACCATAGGCAAACGCGTTTGGAATTGGCATGTTTGCAACCATGACGCGAGGCTTTTTTAACCCGCTTTTTGCGCTGAGCCTTTCAACCATTTCGTGCAGTCGCGGTTTTTCTGAAGGCGAGACCTCGCGGACACGGTACATGGCGTCGATGAGGTATGGCGCGATGAGCCATTGAAGAAGGTTAAAGGAAATGACGATTATGGGCATCAGAATAAAGTCAACGTTGAACCACCACAAAATAGCTGTGAAGAACAGGGTGGACAAGCCTATGATTGCGGCTAACGTTCCCAGCACGGACATTCGAAGCTGCCACAAACTCATGATTATTCACTACGTCAGAACACAACCAGCGTAACGGAGACTTAAATCCTTTACTTCCACGCGAGTCCGCGTGTCAGAGAAGCGCTTCACAACTGCAATCCGACGGTTTCAATGCAACAAAGACTCTGGGATCTGGCCACATGGAATTTCATGCCCAGAATCTGCTCAGTTAACAAGATGTTTGTGTCCAAATGCTCCGTGACAAGGCGGCTTAAGTAAACTGACTTGCCTTTCGCAAGCGCAACATAAGGCACCAACATATCAGCCAAATGCGAGTCAACAGTAGCCTCGGACTCTATTTCCTTAAGCAGATTCTCAGCGGCTTCTCGCCCTACTGTTTCGCTGGGTTTGCCCAGCTCGCCTATGGCATCTCCGCCCAATAACGCGCCTTTGTCGGTTTCAGCCCACAAAACCAGAGAACTGCCCTTCTGCAGTGGATTCGACATGTCATTACGTATTTCTATTTCTGCCTTCAACCCTGCAGCTTTGAGGCGGTCATTTGCCGCTACTGCTTGACGCTCAGCAACCCTGCGGTCAGCAAGAAAAGTGCAAACGGATACGCCTTTTACGTCTCGTAGTTTTCCGAAGTCGTCTAGGGTTATGGAATCGAGATTTCGGCAGGGCTCAACGTCAAGCAGGATTTCACCCATTCCCTTTGGATAGTAACCATATTTCTGAATGATTAACGAAGCCTTCAAGCCCATACGAGCCAGCATAGGCAGCAGCACATACTTCAGGTAGTTGATTGTAGGCGCGTTTCTCACATCTGTTCCGCCTTTCTTAACATGCAAGTGCACAGGCTTCTCCGCATAGGCGCATATTGGCAGAACAGTTAACAGAAGCATGGGAATGCTGCCCGCAGTTCCTATCTCCGCTTTAACTTCGCCACCGTGTATCTCATTTGGCGTGAACCAAAGCTCACGCGAACCGAGTTTAGCGCCTTTGACTTCGGCGTTGCACAGCTTGGCTGCGGTGAGCACGGCTTCCAGATGCTGTGGGCGCAGTCCAGGTTGAACGCGTTTCTCGCGTATGCGGATGATGTGCAATGGCTTTTTCATAATTGCAGCTAATGCAATGGATAAGCGAAGGATGGTGCCACTGCCACTCTTTTGGCTGCCGTCAATTTCTAACAAGCGACGCAACTCTCACGTTGAATTCGATGGGGGCGCTCTTTACCTTTTTGACGCATGGCGATTAGGACAAAACAGAAATGGCAGCTCACATATCAAAGGATACTGTAAGCTGGCGATTACATGAGCGACAAGAAACCATCCGCTGAAGAACTGGCACAACGAATAGACCAGCTTCTTATTGTATTGAAGGAAATCTCAGAGGACTTGACTGACATTTCGAAGCATTTGAAGGCGCCTGAAACTGGGGCACCCGCTCCTGCTCCTGTAGCCCCTGCACCACCTGCTGCTCGAATGCGAAGCGTAGTGGACATAAAAACTGGGTTTCCAAAGGAGTTGGAAAGCATGCTCTTCTTTGAGGACTCTGGCAACTACATCGTCATCAAACCGCGTCAATACTTGGGCTCGGAAAACTTCGCAAAAATAGCGTCCATAGTGCGCGGCGAAGGCGGCGAATACATAAGCGCAGGCAAAGAATCACATTTCCGAGTTCCGAAAGAACAGAGATAGCAAGCCCTATCTTCAGAAAATTTGTTTCACAGCTTTTTCCATTGCCGTCATGTTATGCTGAAATCTGATTCTAACGGGCATGATTGAAATGCATCCTTCACTTTGAACCACATGAACATCTGTTTCAGGATCAGAATCGCCGTAGTCGGCTAGTCTCCATTGGGCAATTCTGTAGCCCTTTTCCTCTTTCGTGAACAGGTCGCCGTAGCCTTCGTAGGACAGCTTCGTTACTTTCAGTCTTGTGCAATCGGCGTTCTCTGGAACATTGACTGAAATGAGGTCTACATTAGGGGGCATGCCTTTTTCTAGAACGTGTTCAACGATTTTTTGCCCAACGCTTGCTGCTAGCTCCAACTCTGCTAGCGTTATCTTGGATTTGTCTGCTTTTTGATCATCGATTTCACGTTTGCAGTAAGATATGGCTACGGCGGGTATGTTGTGAATGGCGGCTTCCAAGGCTGCGCCAATAGTCCCGGAGTTCAAGAAGTCATCTATCCCCAAGTTTGGACCAAGGTTTATTCCAGCAACTACGACATCAGGTGGGCTCTTAAGGATCTTGTTGACTGCCAGAAGATAGGCATCTGCCGGCGTTCCACCTATGACTCCGTAGGCTTTGGAGTCGTCGCTCAGCTTAACTTCTTCTATTTGCACGTGTCTTGTGGAAGTGATGGCTTTTCCAATTCCGCTAATCTCTTCTTTCGGAGTAACTGCAACAATTTTTCCGAGATGTGCGAGCTTCTTTTTGATAGCCAATAAACCTGAAGCATAAATCCCGTCATCATTGATCAGTAAGATTGTCTTCATTCAACATACCTCGTTTAAGACTCTGGATAGGCGTCTCACATCAAAAAAGTGTTTGCTTCTGGAAAGAAAGACAGAACCCAGTTCGGTATTATTACGGTTTCTAAGCGGGAGTTAATAACATCTGAAAAAACCTGCCTTCCCCAACTCATTACAGCAACATAGAAGTAGTAGTCAACGTACACGCGGCGCGGACTACTTCTGAGCAGAAACCAGCTCGGTGTTATTACGGTTTCTGAACCGCCAGCCGCGAACTAGGATTCATAACGTATGCTGAATTTGTGGAACTCCGCTTTGTAATCTTCCCAGAGAACCTCAGCTTTCATCACACTTGCACCATATGAACCTCGTTTGCAAAATTCCACGAGCCTATCGACGCTCTCCTTTTCGCCTTCGAAAACAGCTTCAACTCTTCCGTCAGGCGTGTTTCTCACCCAGCCGGTTACACCGTGTCTTATGGCTTCATCTTGGGTTTCACTTCGGAAAAATACGCCCTGAACCCTGCCACTAACATAGACGTGAGCCCTAATCTTCAATGATTGACAAACCCTGAAAATCCAATTTATCTGTGGGCATAGTACGCTGTAAGTTTCCATTCGATGCTGTCGATTCTGGCGAAGCCGAAGCGTTCGAACTGTACAGTGGTATCTGGTTTGAGTTGTCGACATGTGTCTTCGGCTATGCCTCTTGCCACAGTTGCATCGGGCATAACCACTTCGCAAGGAATGCCGGTGCCCACGGGCAGCCAATGGATCAGAGGCGCGCCAAGCTTTCTTGCCTCTTCATGACCTTTGCTGTGAAAACTTGCCTCGACAACTCCAGCTTCCACATCCTCGATCCGCATGTTGAAAAGACCCATCAACCGCACGATCTGACCGTTCTTCAACAGATTCGCGTCTTGTGTGGCAATCCAGAATTCGGCAGCGCCTTTTTGTGGTTCTATTCGGAATTCGCGGAAGCCTCGTTTTGAGTTGTCCGGATGGAGCGGCAAGTGAGCTAGGGTGACTTCTGGGATCTTCGTAACCTTGAGTTTTCTCGGGTCACGTACAAAGAAATAACGGTCGGTTATTGGATCGAGCAGTTTTCGATTGACAGCGTAGAGGTTCTCCCAACTCAATGTTACATCCACGGTTTTCGGACCGACTTCAATTATCAGACGTCTTATAGTTTCAGGCAGTATCCCACGTTTTCTTAGAGCGATGAACGTGGCTAATCGGGGGTCATCCCAACCTGTGAACGCGCCTTTCTTTACGCCTTCAACAATCTTTGACTTGCTCAAGAGTCCACCCACGATTTTCATCCGCCCATAGTGGATGGCTTCAGGATAGTGCCAACCAAGATGCTCGTACATGTACTCTTGCCTAGTCTGATTTGCAAGGTGCTCCTTGCCACGTATGATGTGTGTTACGCCCATCAAATGATCATCTACGCCAGCAGAGAAGTTGTAAAGAGGCCAAACGCGATACTTGTCGCCGACTCGAGGGTGAGGATATTTCTTTGGGTTGATTATGCGTAGTGCAGGCCAGTCACGCACTGCTGGATTGGGATGTTTCAAGTCCGTCTTAATCCGCACAACGGCTTCGCCTTCCTTGTACGTTCCATTTAACATGTATTTCCAACGAGCTAGATGCTCACTTGCTGGCAAGTCTCGGCAGGGACACGGCTTCTTTGTTGTGATCAACTTGCGAAACTTTTCGGACGTGCAAGCGCAGACGTATGCGGCGCCGCTTGCCAGAAGCTTTTCAGCATACTCATAGTAGGCGGGGAGTCGATCGCTCTGAATAACTTCCATATCCCATTTGCAGCCAAGCCACTTCAAATCCACAGGAATAGCAGCGTAAAAGGGTAAAGCTGACCTTTTCAATCGTGGATCAGTGTCTTCAAGTCGCACTCTAAACGAACCGTTGTACATTTTGGCGTATTCGTCGCAAAGCACTATGGCTCGCGCGCTACCTAAGTGAAGCATACAGTCCGGATTGGGCGCAAAACGAGTCACGACGCGTTCATATTTGTCGACATTCGATAGTGACGGTAAAGTTCTTTCAACCTCAACTCGCGTCTTGACAAGGGCCTCTGGCCACTTTTCCTCTACGATTTTCTTCTGTTTCTCAATGGGAAGTTTATTCACTTCGGCAACGATGCCTTGGATAATCGGCGCAATTTCCTTTATCTTTGTCTTCAGTTGAGGCTGCTCAGTTAGTAGTTTTCCAAGAACAGGCTGGAACTGCGCTTTTCCTCCATAGTTAAGCGCGTTTAGAAGCGCGATTTTCTTTATGGCTTCCCTTTCCGTGTTATCTACCATGCTGCGCGCACTCTTCATGAAGCCCTAGAGCTTCTTCGATTACATGCCCCTTTCGACGAGGTAGTCGGCAAAGGCTTTCAGTTTTTCCTTACCTTCACACGGTGAAAGTAACCTGTCCACTTCTTCCCAGCTCCCAGTCACAAGTTTTTTGGCGAATTGTCTGGCGTATTCAATTGAGCCGTATTGCTTCATGATTTGAATTGCTTCATCTTTCAGCTTTTGGTCATCGGTGTGCATTTTGAGAATCGCGTCTAGTCTCTTCTTGTCAGCTAGCTTCGCCTTCTCGAGTGTGTGAATCAGGATTAGACTTCGCTTGCCTTCTGTTATGTCTTGACCTCGTCCGCCCTTCTTTGCAGCGAATTCTTTGCTCGTCAAATCAAGAACGTCGTCTTGAATCTGAAAGGCTATCCCCAAGGCTTCAGCAAACCGTCCCAACCTCTCAACCGTGTCACTGCTTGCCTCACATAAGACAGACGCAATCTCAGCCGCCATCCTGGCCAACGTGCCAGTCTTGTAAGCGCACATCTGCATATACTGCGTCTCAGTCAGCTTGTCAGTGTCTGCCAAGCCCTTATGCCAAGCGATGTCCATGGCTTGCCCTAAGCTCAGATTGATCATATCGCGGATGTAGATTTCATAGATTCGACTCAACTTCTCGGCGCCTATCTTGTCACGGTTTAGGATTAGCGTCAACAAGGGCAAGTAGTACATGGAATTTCCAGCGTTGATCGCCACATCAAGGCCGAACAGCTTATGGGTGCAGGGTTTGCCTCTTCGAAGCTCAGAGTCGTCCTCAATGTCATCAATCATGATGGTTCCATTGTGAATGACCTCTGGAATAATGGCAAAATCCTGCAGGTTCTTCGAGTCCTTACCTAAGGCTTCTACAACAAGCAGAAACAAAGATGGTCGCCACCGTTTGCCGCCGCGGTCAAGGAAATCCCATATGGGACTAGCTATCGCTTTGTCCAGTGCTTCAATATTGAAATCGTATCGAGGCGGGCTCTGTGAAAAAACACTCGCTGATCGGTCGAATTTTCTTGGGATGTAGCGCTCAATTAGTTTGTCGACAATTTGCGCGTTTTCCTCAAGCAATTTTTCCACGTCAATCTTCATTTCCTCACCTCTGTCTCGAAAGCCTGCCTAGAGGTCTCGTCTCGCGTAGTTTTGAGGCTCAAAGCCACGCATCACCAACCAATCAGCCATTTTCCCAGTAACGATTAAAGGTGCTCTGCGGAGTTTTTGAACTGAGTTCGCGCCAACCAGAAACATCGTGGTCTTCAACTCATCCAAGAGGAGTTGCAGCTTCTTTTTCGCTTCCTGTGCGCCATGAAACGCGGGATCCAAAATAGGGTACGCCACACCGGTGAGACTGGCACCCAAAGCCAACGCTTTAGCCAAGTCTATGCCAGAACGCAATCCGCCTGAAGCGATAACCGGAATGTGAACCACTTGGGTTGTTTCTATCAAACTTGCGGCTGTGGGAATGCCCCAGTCCCAGAAGGTTTCGCCCAGCCTTTGACGAGTTTCATCTCTTTCCTTCTTAGCTCTGAAATACTCAACCGCTGTCCAGCTTGTTCCGCCTGCTCCTGCAATGTCGATGCCTGCGATTCCTAAGGCTTCAAGTTGTTTAGCTTCAGCGGCGCCTATTCCGCAACCTACTTCTTTGACGATGACTGGTATGTCTACACCGTCAACTATCGCCTGAATTCTGGCGGCTACGCCGTTGAAAGTGGTCTCGCCTTCTGGTTGAATTGCCTCTTGCAAAGGGTTTAGATGGATTAGCAAGGCGTCTGCTTCCAGCATTTCTACTGCTTTCTTGGCCTCTTTGGCTCCGTACCCTTTTGCTAACTGCGGCGCACCAATGTTAGCCATGATGAATGCGTTAGGGGCCTCCTTGCGAGTTACTGCAAACGTGCCTTCTACGGTTGTACTTTCGAAGGCTGTTCGTTGGCTTCCAACGCCCATTCCCAAACCTAGCTCTTCAACCGCTTTCGCAATTGCCACGTTGACCTTGCTTCCGTTACGTGTGCCTCCTGTCATTGACTCAACGATCAACGGAGCTGAGAACTTGTGATTGAAGGTCTTACCAGACAGGTTTATTTCTTCTAAGTTTATTTCTGGCAAAGCCTTGTGTATCATGTGAATTTCTTCAAAGCCGGTTGTAGTGTGTCTTGCTTGAACGTTCTCTCTTAGGCAGATGTCCAGATGCTCATCTTTTCTTTCTTCAGTTTTCTTCGACAATTCGCTTTTCGCTCCTCATTCTTTCTGGATGTGGGTGCCGATGACTCTTTCGCCTCGCAAAGCCTTGTAGACTAAGTGGGGTTTTGATGCATTTACAATTAACGCCGCGATTCCCTTCTCGATTGCGGGCATGAGCTCAATTATCTTGCCGTGAATGCCTCCTGTTACGTCATGGGCAGTTGATGTTTGGAGTTGTTTCTGTAATTCTCTCAGCTCATCAAGGGTACAATCTTCAATGAAATTAGTTGGTCTAGTCCCTTTAGGATCAGCCGTGAACAATCCGTCTTCATCAATGCCAATTACCATTCTCTCAGCATTCAACTGTATGGCAATCGAAGCCACCAGTTGGTCGCCGGACAAAATTGTGAAACCCAAGTCGAGGTCGAGAACAGCGTCGCCGTAAAGAAGTGGCACAAAGTCCATGGAAAGCAGCCTTTTCAAAGGTTCGTCTATTGCAGCTATTATTCGACCTGACTTCGTGACTGTTAGGGATGAAGGTGCTATCGTCACCGCGGGGATATTATGCTTTATTAGAGCTTTCAAGACTATGTTGTTCAACGTTATCATCGATTGGTGCGTCTCAGAAAAACCCAGTAGCTGAGAGGCTTCGCCTTGAAAGCCTTCTTTTATCGAGTATTTCTTCGCTAACGGGTGACCGAAAGAGCCGCCGCCGTGAACGATTATGAGTTGTGGTATTTTGGCTTCAGCAATTTCTGCTGCAAGTCTGTTGATTGCATCTTGATTGGCTGTGAAATCCTTGTCCTTGTACGTTATTGCTGAGCCGCCAAGTTTGAGAACTACTGGCCTAACGTTCAATTCTGACGCCTTCGTCGGTCTTACAAGCCTCAAACGCCGTTCCGCCAGCCCGTTCGATTGCCACCATGACTCTTTTTAGCTTCTTTTCTTCCGCCAATGCGATCATGCATCCGCCTCCGCCTCCTCCAGTGAGTTTGGCACCAAACGCCCCGCTCCGCCGAGCCGCAAAAATCAGACGTTCAAGAGATTCATGGGATACGTCAACAGCGCAAAGCAACGCATGATTCATGTTCATTAGCTCTCCAGCAGTTTGGAGGTTCCCTTGTCTCAGCGCTTCAGCAGCTTCTAGAGCGATTCTCGCGCCAGTGACTATTATCAATTTCATTATTGATGGAAAATTCTCATTCATTCGCCTGACTTTTGCAACCAGCTCGCCAGTTGACCGCTCAACCCGCGTATTGCCTACGACCAAAGGAATGTTTGCATGCACATTTAGGTTGATGAAATCCTTGTCTCTTTGAAACTGAAGTGCTCCACCATATGTTGCGATAGCTGGATCAATTCCAGATGGCGTGCCGTGAACGAGCCGCTCTGACTCATAAGCCATCCTAAAAATCTCATCGCGGGAAAGCTCGATTCCCAAAAGATTGCTGACCGCGGCAACTGTTGACGTTGCAACAGCCGCAGACGAGCCTAAGCCAGCAGACACTGGAATACTGGATTTGATACGCAGATCGATGCCTACTTTCTTGTCTGCCCTTTCAAGAGCCAGTTGAACAGCTCTTCTTACAGGTTCAAGTCTGAAACGGCCTTTCGCGCCGCCCCTCTTCGCTTGAAACCTGTCCCCTTTGAAGACGCCTGAGATGCCTAGGTCGACGGAGTTTATACTTATCCGGTTATCCTTTCTCACTTGGGCAGTGGCGCTTGCGCGTTTGTCAATTGCCACCACAATAGCGGGTTGACCGTAAACAACAAAGTGTTCACCAAAAAGAATGACTTTTGCAGGTGCGGACGCAGTCACAACCTTACTTTTCAAATCAGTCATGCTAAACTACCTTGTGAAGACTAAAGACGCGTAGCCTACAACAGCTGAACGGTCGCCTATAACATCCCCACTTGTTTTGTAACACAGCAGTTTGCCCTCTCGCGCGCCTAGCTCTTTTGCAGCTGTTATCGCAGCTATGGTTGGTCCATAACCGCACATCGTAACTTGGAAGCCCTCAACCGCTGAGTAAAGCCCCTTCTCGTCCAGCTTCATTGCCGCTTCGAGCACGGTTTTGTCTTTTTGTTCAGCAATTTTTTGGGGTTCATAATGTGTCATATCGGTTGAGGCGATTACCAAGCCGGCTTTTCCTCTTAAAGCCTTAGCCACGGCCATGCCGACCTCGCGACTTGACTCCAAGTCTTGCATAAGAAAGCAAATTGGCACAAACTTGAAGCCTGAACCGTAGAGATACTGAAGCCAAGGCAGTTGAACCTCGATTGAGTGTTCTTGCGTATGGGCTGTGTCGTCGACATCAATAACCGCGGATTCTTTTATTATGCTGTCTCCGACTGCCGTATCGAGTTCAACTTCCCCAAGCGGTGTGCGCCATACTCCTTCTTTCATTATAGCCAAACCGCTGCCCCTCCCGGTGTGGTTGGGACCAAATATCACGACAGTTTCAGGTTTGCCATCCAAAGCTAAGTGATGATAGCCGTGAGCCGCTACAGGTCCAGAGTACATGTAACCTGCGTGAGGGCTAACCATTCCAACAATGTTCCGCAGCTTGCCCTGAGAAGCTTTTGGCAGAGCTTTCGGTCCAAGTTCATGCCTGAAGCAGCCTTCTATTTGAGCCTTCAGCGATGTGGCGTTGCCCTCGTAGAACGTTCCAGCGTATGCGGGACTTCTCACTTTCAAGGCTTGCGCCTCTTTGTGAGGGCTATTCTTCTTTCGTCAGCTTCACTTCGAAGTCGTCAATCGTAAGCGCTGGATTGCCATCTGGTGGAAGCTCGCCTCTTTCGCGCAGAATCTGACGTGTCAGAAGCCAATAAATAACTGCCAGCGCTCGTCTGCCCTTATTGTTTGTCGGAATAACCAAATCAACACCGGCAAACTCGTTGTCTGTGCTGCACAATGCTATCACTGGAATGCCAATGGCTCCTGCCTCCTTCACAGCTTGCGCGTCTGCTTTGGGGTCAGAGACTATCACAATATTGGGTTCAATGCGTCCAGCATACAAGGGATTTGAAAGCATGCCCGGAATGAAACGTCCTATTATTGGGGTTGCCTTGGTGAGTTCGCAGAACCGCTTAACTGGCTCACGAGCGTAGAGACGTGCAGCAATTGCCACGATTCTTGAAGGCTCAAAGCGAGCCAAGAACTTGGATGCAGCTCTGATGCGTTCATCTGTTTTCTTGACGTCTAAGACAAAAAGCCCATCCGGGCGCACTCTGTAAATGAACGTGGCCATGTCTTTGGTTTTCATTCTTGTGCCTATATGTATGCCTGCTGACAGTAAGGTGTCCTGCGGTAGAAGCAGTTCCTCGCCAACTCGGACTTCAGCTTCGGTTGGCGCGTCTGCTGCTGCTTCTGTTGAAGCTTCTGCTGAAACTGGAACGTCTGGAACGTCTAAGGCTTCAGGCGTAGATGATTTTTCTTCTTTGTTCTCTTCTGCTGACATGAGTATTCGCCCTTCTATAGTGTTAGTGCTGCCATTTTAGCACTTCCCTTGAGCATCTCCTCAATTCGGATAAGCTCATTCAATATGGCTGTTCGAGCGCCCTCGACAACGCCCGCTTTTATTATTGGGCATCGAAACGCCACAGAAAGATGGGCTATGTGAGCTTCGGTGGTTTCTCCTGACCGATGCGACATAACAGGCACGTAACCTGCCCTCTGCGCAAGTTCGGTGGCTTGCCAAGCATCTGTAAGCGTTCCCACCTGATTGCCCTTGATAATTGAAGCGTTTGCCGCGCCCATTTTAATCCCTTTTTGCATGCGCTTAATGTTTGTTACGAAGAGGTCGTCGCCACAGACCAAACAGTTTCCAACTTTCTTTGTCAGTTCTGCGAAGCTGGCAAAATCCTCTTCATGGAATGGGTCTTCCACGTAAACAAGCTTGTATGCTTTGACAAGACGGAAAACAAAATCCAATTGCTCGCCCGTGTCTCGTTTGACGTTGTCTCTTTTGTACACGTAACGTTTCTTTTTCGAGTCCCAAAGGGTCGAGGCAGCCATATCCATGCCGACGCAGCATTTAACCCCTGTTTCGTCAGAGGCTTTCTGGCACATGGAAGCCACGATGTCCAGCGCTTCCTCGTTTTCCATGTTTGGCGCCCACGCACCTTCATCAGTTCTACCCCCGGTGAAAGTGGGGTCCTTTTTCTCAAGGACAGCGCCAACCCTTTGATGCACATGAATGTTAGCTTTCACAGCCTCGAAAAATGAGCCAACTTCCAAAGGCAACGCCAAAAACTCCTGAATATCTGGTGCCTGAGCTCTCGCATGTCGCCCGCCGCCTAGCACATTTCCAAGCGGATGCGGAAGCTCATTGGCAAGCCTGCCTGCTAGATGCTCGAAAAGTGAAACGCCGTCTGAGACAGCTGCGGCTTCGGCAACAGCTAAAGAAATCGCGTATGATGTATTTCCGCCAATATTCCGGAAGTCGTTCGTCCCGTCGATTTTGTGAAGCAGGGCGTCAATCTTCTCTTGTTTTTGCGTATCCACGCCGATCAGTTTCGGGGCAATAATCTGCTTGACTTTTCTGATGGCTTCATCAACGTCTCCT is part of the Candidatus Bathyarchaeia archaeon genome and encodes:
- the amrB gene encoding AmmeMemoRadiSam system protein B codes for the protein MRSPAYAGTFYEGNATSLKAQIEGCFRHELGPKALPKASQGKLRNIVGMVSPHAGYMYSGPVAAHGYHHLALDGKPETVVIFGPNHTGRGSGLAIMKEGVWRTPLGEVELDTAVGDSIIKESAVIDVDDTAHTQEHSIEVQLPWLQYLYGSGFKFVPICFLMQDLESSREVGMAVAKALRGKAGLVIASTDMTHYEPQKIAEQKDKTVLEAAMKLDEKGLYSAVEGFQVTMCGYGPTIAAITAAKELGAREGKLLCYKTSGDVIGDRSAVVGYASLVFTR
- a CDS encoding enolase C-terminal domain-like protein, yielding MSSVIKSLTSRKIFNIRGEETVEVDVVTANGCGRASAPAGASRGKGEVVPYPKGDVDEAIRKVKQIIAPKLIGVDTQKQEKIDALLHKIDGTNDFRNIGGNTSYAISLAVAEAAAVSDGVSLFEHLAGRLANELPHPLGNVLGGGRHARAQAPDIQEFLALPLEVGSFFEAVKANIHVHQRVGAVLEKKDPTFTGGRTDEGAWAPNMENEEALDIVASMCQKASDETGVKCCVGMDMAASTLWDSKKKRYVYKRDNVKRDTGEQLDFVFRLVKAYKLVYVEDPFHEEDFASFAELTKKVGNCLVCGDDLFVTNIKRMQKGIKMGAANASIIKGNQVGTLTDAWQATELAQRAGYVPVMSHRSGETTEAHIAHLSVAFRCPIIKAGVVEGARTAILNELIRIEEMLKGSAKMAALTL
- the rpsB gene encoding 30S ribosomal protein S2, coding for MSAEENKEEKSSTPEALDVPDVPVSAEASTEAAADAPTEAEVRVGEELLLPQDTLLSAGIHIGTRMKTKDMATFIYRVRPDGLFVLDVKKTDERIRAASKFLARFEPSRIVAIAARLYAREPVKRFCELTKATPIIGRFIPGMLSNPLYAGRIEPNIVIVSDPKADAQAVKEAGAIGIPVIALCSTDNEFAGVDLVIPTNNKGRRALAVIYWLLTRQILRERGELPPDGNPALTIDDFEVKLTKEE